The window TCTGATGGTGCTTTCCGTACTCGGTGGTGTAGTAGCCGCCATGGCGGCTGCGGCAATCTTTGCCCCAGCGATCATTGACCGCGACGTCCTTGGCCACGGGCGATTCATTGAACAGCCATGCGAGGAATTCGCGGCTGCGCCACAGCTCTTCGGGGTGATCCCACTCGCCGTCGGTCCAGACGATGTCCGGCTTGTATCGGGTCACCAGATCCTTGATTTGCGGCAGCATATGCTCATCGACGTAACGCTTGGCATCCGAAAGGTAGAGGGGGTTATACCATTCGTACAAGGAATAGTAGAAGCCCATTCTGATTCCGGCCGCCCGGACGGCCTCGGTGAGCTCGCCGCACAGGTCACGGTGGGGTCCGATGTCCACGCTGTTCCAGTTCCAGCTCTGGGCACTGGGCCAAAGGCAGAACCCGTCATGATGCTTGGACGTCAGAACGATGTATTTAGCACCCGATCGCCTGAAGATATCCGCCCACTGTCTCGGGTCGAATAGCTCAGCCTTGAACATGGGAGCGAAGTCCTGGTATTTGAAGTTCGGTCCATAGGTCTGGATGTGGAACTTCCAGGTTTCGCCGTCTTTCTTGCCCATGCTGTGCCAGTACCATTCAGAGTACTGGCCCTTGGGACTCCAGGAAGGCACGGCATAGACACCCCAATGTATGAAGATGCCGAACTTGGCGTCGTTGAACCAGGCCGGGTTGGGACGTGCATCCAGCGATTCCCATGTGGGCTCGTAAGGCCCCGCCGGGCAGGGCCGCATCGCAGACAGGATTCCAACAACCGAGGCGACACAAACGACATGTTTCATGATCGGTTTCCTCAGAAGCGAAAACGGATGCGGTTCGGGTTCACGTCATTGGCGAGGTATTATCCGGATCCCCGCAGGCTTGGCAACCGTGTCGGCAAGACGGGGTTGGAGGGGGGGTAATCGGCTTTTGCCGACGAGGAGCGACTGCATGGAGGGCGGGGCGAACCCAATGGAAGTGCTCTGGCGTAATCGGGCAATTGTGGCCGAAGGAGGAACAGAAACACAGAACCGCGGAGTTCGGACAGTTGCCCCCTCACCCGAGTACGTTATGACGGCTGCAACGCTCGGCGTGAGGAGGGAGCGGGCTTGGCATCAGAACCTTACGGCCAGACATCTGTGCGGCTTGCGCGCATGTTTCTGGATCGCAGAGCGCTTGGGTTGCGGCCTGCAGAAAGGCGGTCCGCCTTAGAAGATGAGAGGAGAACCGGGCCTGTTGGGAACTCGAGGGCCGCAGCACGACCTGGGCGGGGCAAGCGCGTCACACAACCCCAGTGGGTTACTGGCGGAGAAAACGGGCAGCCAACCTTCATCGGGCAGGTCACTTATCGGACATTGGGGAGGCGAGTCACTTTGATGAGCCGCTTTGTGTTTCCGCGGGTGCTTTGGCCTGACTACCCTTGTTTCCCGTCGAATCCGGAACGCGGAAATTCCTACCGCACCGCGCGCAACGGACCTTCTGTCCCCGCATGCTGTCGGAAACCTGGAGCACGCTGCGGCAGGTCAGGTTGGGGCAGATAATCGTAATCGCCATAGCCCCCAAAGGCCTCGGGAACGGGTCCATACAAACGGCATCGCCACAATTCAGATCGGGTGATCAATGCCAGGTCATAAGCTAAAAATCGGCCTCGGCCAGCACCGGTCCGCGCAGAAACTCACAAGGGTGATCCCGCTGAGGGGTTGGCCCTTCGAAACGGCGACGTTCCCGGGCCCAAGAGGCGGGTCGGCCGACGGGGAGCCAAGCAGCAGGGCGTGGGACATCAGGCAGGCCTCGGGACTTCTGCCGGACCGGCGACAAGGCGTGTTGGGATCACCCGGTTAGCGGACCGGTTGACAGGAACGGTACATATCCTAAAATAACAACGCAACCTTGTGACGAGACAGCGCGAATTGGATTGCATCATGATCGACACCCTTGAGATAAGTCATATCCGCCAGTGCCCGGTCGGTTTCTGCCACGACGCGTACTCCCAGGTCGAAGTCACACATGTGTGTCTCCACAAGGATTTGCGGGCGTACTTTGGGGATCAATCGCTGAATTGTTGTGTGCGGAGACTGTGGTGGACCCGATGGTACGGCCGGGGCGGTGGATTCGCTTGCAGGCCATGCGGAAGGATGGAAGTTCGCTGAATGGTTTGTTGTCGTCGTGTGTTTCCTGGGGTAGTCGGCGAGGCGCTGACCTGCCTCGGCAAGGATGCCTGCCCGTGACACGGGTTTCCGTTACGGTTCGGTCGCCAGCAAAGATCAATTGGTTTCTGCGCGTCCTTGGCCGGCGTCAAGACGGGTTTCACGACATCAGGTCCCTGCTGTCGGCGATAACGCTCTATGACGAGTTGGCTCTGGCGAGCCGTGATACCAGCGGCATTGAGCTGGTGTGCGATCATCCGGATTTGCCGACGGATCACAGGAATCTGATCGTAAAGGCGGGCAAGCTCCTGGCTGAAGCAGCGGGCATCGAACCCCGGGCGACATGTCGCCTACGTAAAGAAATCCCGATAGGGGGCGGGCTTGGCGGGGGTAGCTCTAACGGGGCCGCCTCGCTTGTGGCTTTCAATCGTCTCTGGGGCCTGGATTGGTCGGTTGAACAGCTCGCTCCGTTGGCAGCAAAGCTTGGCAGTGATGTTCCTTTTTTTCTTCGGGGAGGATCAGCCGTCATAAGCGGCCGTGGCGAGAGAATCAGGCCGGTGAGGCTGCAATGGGAAGGATGGATCGTGCTGATCTTTCCGCCCTTTGGCGTGTCGACCGCGGAGGTCTATGGGGCTTGGCGACCGCCGGCAAGTCCACCTGCCCCAACGCTCCTGGACGAGATGCCGGCAGGAGTCGACGTTCTTCGTCTGGACTCGCGACAGTTGATGGCGGCAGCGTACAACATGCTGGAGCAACCCTTGTTGCTGGTGCGCCCGCAAGTGGGCCCGCTACTCGACATGTTGAAGCGGCTGGCCGGGCGACCGGTGCGGGTGTCCGGCAGCGGGTCGACTCTTTTCACCGCATATGACAACTATGCGGAGGCGATGGGCTTTGCCCGCCGCGTAGAGGATGAGACGGGTATGCGCGCCCGGCTGGCTCAACTGGGAAAGCCGGGGGTTTGGGAGGCAGATTCGGCGGCCGGCGAGGCGTTCGAGCCTGGCGAAGCTTCGCCGCGAGAATGTCTCGGTTGTTTCCGCGAGGACCGACAACTTGAAGGAGGCAGAGATGGAAATCACTGAGGTTCGGGTCAAACTGGTGGAGAAATCGAGGGAAAGACTTCGGGCTTTTTGCAGCATCACCTTTGACGGCGCGTTTGTCATACGCGATCTGAAGATCATCGGGAGCGGTGCCGGCGACAGCGTCTTTGTCGCCATGCCCTCGCGCAAGCTCTGTGACCGCTGTCCGCGATGCCGGTCGAAGAACCATCTAAGGGCCAAGTTCTGTAACGAGTGCGGTCATTCGCTTGGCGATCGCCGCACTGCACGGAACTCGCACGGCCGCGCGAAGATCCATGCCGACGTTGCTCATCCGATCAACACGGAATGCAGAGAGATGATTCAGGCGGCAGTGATCAAGGCCTACCACGAGGAATTGGAGCGATCCAAACTGCCAGGCTACCGGCCGCCCAAGTTTGACGAGATCGACGAAGCTTTCATCGAAGATCTCGACGCAACGGAAACAACCGAGTCGCAAATCGGTGCCGGCTCAAGAGACGAGGCCGACACGGGCGACCAGGCCGGATCCCTGGAACACGATGCACAGAAGAGCGAATCAGTTTTCAGCGACTACGATTCTCTCATCGCGGATTTGAAGAAAGAGGCGGCTTCGCGACAGGGTCGCCGGCAGGACAGGCATGGCGCTTATCCTCGGCCGGGGGCCCGTATTGCTGTGGGGCAGTCGGGCACGCCACGGCAACAACGGTCGTCCGCCGATGGTGGAAACGACCGCCGTCCCGACCATCACCGAAACGATCGCAGGCGTGGGGCCGGCTCGGCAGAACCGGCCGAAAAGCCATCCGAGCCGGCAAGAGTCTCAGGCGAACCGATCTCAAGCCAACCGGCCGAGCCGCCGCTTGTTGTTCCCCAAGCCTCAGCGCCGCAGCCCGAGGACCAGAAGGCTGACGACGTTTTCGGAGCAGGACTCAATTGAGATCAGGCGCCTGCCCTCGCGCAGCCAGGATGGTGGGGAGCGAACACCATCGAGCGATTCAGAGGGCTCTCTTTGGGCGACTGCGAACATATGGAATCACGCTTAAGATGCTGAGGGGAAACGAGTTACACATTCATATTGACAAATCGAAACATGATGATACAATGATATCATGATAGAAAAGGATCAGCGGCTGATAGACATGAAGGTGCTTGAACAAAGCGCGGCGGTCATGCGGGTGCTGGCCCACCCGCACAGGCTGCGCATTTGCGAGTTGCTGATGGCCGGGCGGGTTTCCGTGGGCGATCTTGCCCGGCAACTGGGGATCGCCAGTAACGCGGTCAGTCAGCACCTGAACATGATGAAGGCTCACGGATTGCTGACGTGCGAACGGGAAGGAAAGGCCGTCTACTATGGCGTTTGCGACCCGCGTCCAGCGTGGCTCCTGCAGTGCATACGCAACCACGCTTGCGGGAAGCAACGACTGTGAACCAGGCTGTTCGGCGCGGAACCAACAGGTCTTGAACCGGCGAGACGGTGGGGGTTCGACAGGCAAGATCAGATGCCGAGGCATCATTCAAGGAGTCACGGGCTGAGGCGAAACCAGATGAGTTCAAAGAAGATCGTTATTGTCGGAGGCGTGGCGGCCGGCGCGAGTGCGGCGACCCGGGCCCGCCGTTTGAATGAAAGCGCGCATATAGTGGTTTTCGAGCGAGGAGAATACATCTCCTTCGCCAACTGCGGTTTGCCTTATCACATCGGCGGACAGATTGCCGACCGCGGCAAGCTGCTGTTGGCGGATCCGCGTTCTCTCAAACGGACGTCCAACATCGAGGTGCACACAGGGTGCGAGGTGCTCAGCATCGATCGAAGGACGAAACACGTGGAAGTGCTTGATCGCCGGAGCGGTCGTCGGTGGCGTGAGCCCTACGACAAGCTCATTCTTGCTCCGGGCGCGTCTCCCGTGCTCCCGTCCTGGAGTGGCATTGACCGGCGGAACGTTTTCGTGCTCCGCGACATGACCGACATGGATCGCATCAACGCGGTTCTGGACAAGGGCGAGGCCAAGCGGGCCACGGTGATCGGGGCCGGCTACATCGGAATTGAGATGGTCGAGGCACTCACTGAACGTAACCTGGAGGTCACGCTTATCGAGCAGCAGGCTCAGGTGTTGCCCTTGATGGACGTTGAGATGGCTCGCGAGGTGGCGAGAGTGCTCCGCTTGCACGGAGTCGAAGTTATCCTTGCAGCAAGCGTCGAGAGTTTGAAAACCGATGGTGACCGCGTTGTCGCGGTGCAGCTCGCGGATGGACGAGAGGTGGCGACGGATCTGCTCCTCGTTTCGATCGGCGTGCGTCCGAACGCCAGCTTGGCTGAAGAGGCAGGCTTGGCGATCGGCGAGAGCGGGGCGATCGCGGTCAATGCGCAGATGCTGACCAGCGATGCGGACATCTATGCCGTCGGTGATGCCGGAGAAGTCATTTTTGCGGTAACCGGGGAGCCGGGACGGTTTCCGCTTGCCGGGCCGGCAAATCGGAACGGCCGGAACGCGGGCGGTCACGCGGCGGCGGGTCGCTCCTTTTCGGCAGCCCCTGTGGCCGGGACGTCCATTCTGGAGGTGTTCGGGCTCGCCGCAGGGATGACGGGCCTGAGCGCCAAGGGTGCCAACCGTTGCGGGATTCCGGCAGACGTCGCCTATGCCGTCAGAGGCCATCACGTCGGCTACTATCCGGGTGCCAAGGAGATTATTCTCAAGCTGATCTACGATCCGGAGAGCGGCCGCATCCTGGGCGGACAGGCCGTCGGTAAGGCGGGGATCGACAAGCGAATCGATGTGATTGCTACGGCGATTCACTTTCGCGGCACGGTGGACGATCTGGCCGGACTCGATCTGGCATATGCTCCGCAGTTCGGCGCCGCCAAGGATCCGATCCACATTGCCGCATTTGTAGCCCAGAACAAACGAGAAGGCCTGCTGGCTGAGATACTGCCCGGCGAAGAGCCGATCGGGGACCAACTGGTCGACGTGCGCAGCGAACAGGAATTCGCAGCCGGGGCACTGCCCGGTGCGATCAACATCCCGTTGCCGGATCTACGTCAACGGATGGACGAATTGGACCGATCAAGGCCGGTGATGCTCAACTGCGGCGTCGGTGAGCGATCCTACAAGGCGGCTCGCGTACTTATGCAGTCGGGATTTCGAGAGGTGTACAGTCTGGCGGGCGGATATCGGCTGCATCGCGACACATGGAAACCGCCCGTGCACAGTAACACGAGGGGTGGGGCGGCGTGACCATCCTCGGGTTTGTCGATAACACGCGTTCCGATATGCCCAAAGCGTGAACGGGCCGTTTACGAAAAGATCGAATCAGACGGACGGGAGGCGCGGGTTCGCACGGAACAAGGAGTATTTCTCGTGGCAACAGTTTTGCCTTCATGCAAATATCGGCGTGTCGCGAAGACCATCATCATTTCAATTGCGGCGGTGACGTTCGTCGTCGTGACGATGATGTGGCTCATGGGGTACTTTCATCCCAAACTCGCGGGGGCGCCGACCGCCTCTGTTGGCCGTCCCCTTGGAGACGTCCAAGTGGTTCCGGTCGAGAAGATTCGCGTGCCTGTCACGGAATCGGCGGTCGGTACCGTCCGTCCCGTCCATGAGTCGGCGGTGGCATCGAAGATCATGGCGAAGGTTGTGGCGGTGAACGTGAAGGCCGGAGATCGTGTGAAGAAGGACGACGTGCTGATCAAGCTTGATGATGCCGACCTGAAGGCTCGTCAGCAACAGGCTCTTGCGGCGGTGGCGGCTGCAAAGGCGGCCCGGGACCACGCGACGATCGAATTCGACCGGGTGAAGAGGCTTATGGGACAGAACGCCGCATCGAGAATCGAATACGAGCGGGCCGAAACCGCGCTGAAATCGGCCGAGGCGGAGTTGCAGAGGGCCGAGCAGACACTCAATGAAGCGGAAACCGTATTAAGCTATGCGACGATCCATGCCGCGATGGACGCCCTGGTGGTGGATAAGCGTGTCGACGTGGGTGACACGGTCGTGCCCGGGCAGGTGCTCCTGAACCTCTATGACCCGAGCAGAATGCAGTTGGTGGCGAGCGTGCGCGAGTCGCTGACCCGACGGTTGCAGGTCGGGCAGAACATCGAAGTGACCATCGACGCCTTAGGGCATCCGTGCGAGGGGCAGATCAGTGAGATCGTGCCTCAGGCCGAGTCGGCCAGCCGCACGTTTCTGGTGAAGGTGACCGGACCGTGTCCGCCGGGCGTTTATGCGGGCATGTTCGGACGGCTGACCATTCCGCTCGACGAGGAGGACATTCTGGTCGTTCCACGTGAAGCGATCCGCGTGATCGGCCAGTTGAGCGTTGTTGACGTGGTGGACGGAAAGATGCTGCAAAGACGCGTGATCCAGCCGGGCCGGACGCTGGGCGGCAAGCTTGAGGTGCTCTCCGGACTGCGTGAAGGAGAACAGATCGCCCTGACAAGGGTTTCTGCGGGGGAGTCGACCGAATCCAGGCCGAACGTATGAGGGCCGTGCAATGACACACGACCAAGGATCCAAGCAGCACACTCCATCGGCATCTCCGTCGAGTGGCCGCCCGGCCGGCCGGCATCATGGTTTCACAAACGCGATCGTCCACGTTTTCCTGCACTCGAACCTTTCTCTGATCCTGACGATCATCGCCGCGGCCATGGGCCTGGCGGCGCTGCTGATGACGCCGCGCGAGGAGGATCCGCAAATCATCGTTCCGCTGGCGGACGTCATCGTGAACTGTCCCGGCCGCTCGTCGCAGGAGATCGAGCAGCTTGTGGCAACGCCTCTGGAGAAGATCCTCTATCAGATCGACGGTGTTGAATACGTCTACTCCGTGTCGCGCGAGAACATGGCCCTGATCACGGTCCGCTACTTTGTCGGAGAGGACCGCGAGCGAAGTCTGGTCAAGCTCTACAAGAAGATGGACGAAAGCATCGACATGGTGCCGCCGGGCGTAACCGGCTGGGTCGTCAAGCCCGTCGAGATCGACGACGTTCCGATCGTGACCCTGACGCTGACAAGCGCAACCTCCGACGAGTTTGTGCTGCGTCGTGTGGGCGAAGAACTGGTGGAACGACTGGCCGCCACGAAGGACGTATCGAGGGCCTACGTCATCGGGGGGCGGTCCAGGATTATCCACGTTTACCTCGACCCTGAAAGGTTGCAAGCCCACCAATTGGACCCATTGGCGGTACGACACGCGATCGGCGCGGCGAACGTCACACAGACTGCGGGCAACTACACTCGCGATGACCAGGTCGTGCAGGTGGAGGCCGGTTTGGCATTCGCCCGACCCGAGGAGTTGGACGAACTGGTGGTTGGGGTTTTCGACGGCCGCCCGGTCTTTCTGCGCAACGTTGCCAGAATCGTCGATGGACCGGCCGAGGCGGACAACTATGTTCGGCACGGGTGGGGGCCGGCCGCCGGCAAGCTGCACGATAGACATGCGGGAGGCGCGGTCATCGGGCCTGCTTCGCGGAACGGCAACACGAATTCCTCGGACCCGGCGGTCACTATTGCGATCGCCAAGAAGAAGGGTTCCAACGCCGTCTGGGTGGCCAGGGATGTCATCGCCGCCGCCGAGGCGCTCAAGACGGAAGTGATCCCCGACGACATCGACCTGGTGATCACCCGCAATGCGGGCTTGACTTCAAATGAGAAGGTCAACGAGCTTGTCGAGGCACTGGCGGTGGCGGTGCTGTTTGTGATGGTGGTCCTGACGCTGGGTTTGGGCTGGCGGGAATCGCTGATCGTGGCCGTCGCCGTGCCGGTGGTGTTCGGCCTGACGCTCGCGGTGAACATGATGTTCGGCTTCACCATTAACCGGGTGACGTTGTTCGCCCTGATCCTGTCGTTGGGTCTGCTGGTCGACGATCCGATCGTCGACGTCGAAAACATCTCGCGGCATTTCGCGCTTCGCAAGCGGGCCGCGCGGCACATTGTGTTGGAGGCGGTCGCCGAGATCCGTCCTCCGTTGATCACGGCGACGCTGGCCGTCATCGTCTCGTTTCTGCCGATGTTCTTCATTACCGGCATGATGGGCCCGTACATGCGCCCCATGGCGCTGAATGTTCCCGTCGCGATGCTGATGTCGATGGTCGTGGCGTTCACGATCACTCCCTGGTTGTCGTACCACGTCTTGGGAAGACACTACAACAAAGCCGGGGCCGCTCACACGGAAGGTCCGGAGGATGATCTCGACTCCGAGACAATCAAGAAGTCGCCGTTGTATCGTCTCTTTCACCCCCTGATGGCCCCATTGCTCCACAAGCGATGGCTGTCGTGGACTTTCCTAGGCGCCATGGGGGCGTTGACGGTCGGCGCGATGATGCTGGCGGTCACGCGGCATGTGCCTCTCAAGATGTTGCCGTTCGACAACAAGAATGAGCTTCAACTGGTGCTCGATTTTGATGAGGGCACGACGCTGGAGCGGTCGGACGCGGCCGTCCGGGACTTTGAGGACTTCCTGCGCACGGTGCCCGAGGTCACCGACTTCACCAGCTACGTGGGTATCGCCTCACCCATGGATTTCAACGGGTTGGTGCGACAGTATTACATGCGTCGTGGCGACAACGTGGCGGAGGTGCGGATCAACCTGGTCGGGAAGAAAAGCCGGAAGCAGCAGAGTCACGGCATCAGCCTGAGATTGCGGGACGACCTGACCGGCATCGCCTCTCGC is drawn from Phycisphaerae bacterium and contains these coding sequences:
- a CDS encoding alpha-L-fucosidase translates to MRPCPAGPYEPTWESLDARPNPAWFNDAKFGIFIHWGVYAVPSWSPKGQYSEWYWHSMGKKDGETWKFHIQTYGPNFKYQDFAPMFKAELFDPRQWADIFRRSGAKYIVLTSKHHDGFCLWPSAQSWNWNSVDIGPHRDLCGELTEAVRAAGIRMGFYYSLYEWYNPLYLSDAKRYVDEHMLPQIKDLVTRYKPDIVWTDGEWDHPEELWRSREFLAWLFNESPVAKDVAVNDRWGKDCRSRHGGYYTTEYGKHHQMSELGAVREWEECRGMGGSFGYNRNEDVDDYKPATDLIHLLIETVSKGGNLLLDIGPTADGRIPVIMQQRLIDMGEWLKVNGEAVYGTRAWRRVKETGDVRFTLKGRDAYAICLKWPEKELTLDVPKPNGEVVLLGYGRPLASAYENGRLRIEVPLLSVNQTPCRHAYVFKLPGVE
- the ispE gene encoding 4-(cytidine 5'-diphospho)-2-C-methyl-D-erythritol kinase is translated as MTRVSVTVRSPAKINWFLRVLGRRQDGFHDIRSLLSAITLYDELALASRDTSGIELVCDHPDLPTDHRNLIVKAGKLLAEAAGIEPRATCRLRKEIPIGGGLGGGSSNGAASLVAFNRLWGLDWSVEQLAPLAAKLGSDVPFFLRGGSAVISGRGERIRPVRLQWEGWIVLIFPPFGVSTAEVYGAWRPPASPPAPTLLDEMPAGVDVLRLDSRQLMAAAYNMLEQPLLLVRPQVGPLLDMLKRLAGRPVRVSGSGSTLFTAYDNYAEAMGFARRVEDETGMRARLAQLGKPGVWEADSAAGEAFEPGEASPRECLGCFREDRQLEGGRDGNH
- a CDS encoding metalloregulator ArsR/SmtB family transcription factor, with protein sequence MIEKDQRLIDMKVLEQSAAVMRVLAHPHRLRICELLMAGRVSVGDLARQLGIASNAVSQHLNMMKAHGLLTCEREGKAVYYGVCDPRPAWLLQCIRNHACGKQRL
- a CDS encoding FAD-dependent oxidoreductase, which translates into the protein MSSKKIVIVGGVAAGASAATRARRLNESAHIVVFERGEYISFANCGLPYHIGGQIADRGKLLLADPRSLKRTSNIEVHTGCEVLSIDRRTKHVEVLDRRSGRRWREPYDKLILAPGASPVLPSWSGIDRRNVFVLRDMTDMDRINAVLDKGEAKRATVIGAGYIGIEMVEALTERNLEVTLIEQQAQVLPLMDVEMAREVARVLRLHGVEVILAASVESLKTDGDRVVAVQLADGREVATDLLLVSIGVRPNASLAEEAGLAIGESGAIAVNAQMLTSDADIYAVGDAGEVIFAVTGEPGRFPLAGPANRNGRNAGGHAAAGRSFSAAPVAGTSILEVFGLAAGMTGLSAKGANRCGIPADVAYAVRGHHVGYYPGAKEIILKLIYDPESGRILGGQAVGKAGIDKRIDVIATAIHFRGTVDDLAGLDLAYAPQFGAAKDPIHIAAFVAQNKREGLLAEILPGEEPIGDQLVDVRSEQEFAAGALPGAINIPLPDLRQRMDELDRSRPVMLNCGVGERSYKAARVLMQSGFREVYSLAGGYRLHRDTWKPPVHSNTRGGAA
- a CDS encoding efflux RND transporter periplasmic adaptor subunit — protein: MATVLPSCKYRRVAKTIIISIAAVTFVVVTMMWLMGYFHPKLAGAPTASVGRPLGDVQVVPVEKIRVPVTESAVGTVRPVHESAVASKIMAKVVAVNVKAGDRVKKDDVLIKLDDADLKARQQQALAAVAAAKAARDHATIEFDRVKRLMGQNAASRIEYERAETALKSAEAELQRAEQTLNEAETVLSYATIHAAMDALVVDKRVDVGDTVVPGQVLLNLYDPSRMQLVASVRESLTRRLQVGQNIEVTIDALGHPCEGQISEIVPQAESASRTFLVKVTGPCPPGVYAGMFGRLTIPLDEEDILVVPREAIRVIGQLSVVDVVDGKMLQRRVIQPGRTLGGKLEVLSGLREGEQIALTRVSAGESTESRPNV
- a CDS encoding efflux RND transporter permease subunit; this encodes MTHDQGSKQHTPSASPSSGRPAGRHHGFTNAIVHVFLHSNLSLILTIIAAAMGLAALLMTPREEDPQIIVPLADVIVNCPGRSSQEIEQLVATPLEKILYQIDGVEYVYSVSRENMALITVRYFVGEDRERSLVKLYKKMDESIDMVPPGVTGWVVKPVEIDDVPIVTLTLTSATSDEFVLRRVGEELVERLAATKDVSRAYVIGGRSRIIHVYLDPERLQAHQLDPLAVRHAIGAANVTQTAGNYTRDDQVVQVEAGLAFARPEELDELVVGVFDGRPVFLRNVARIVDGPAEADNYVRHGWGPAAGKLHDRHAGGAVIGPASRNGNTNSSDPAVTIAIAKKKGSNAVWVARDVIAAAEALKTEVIPDDIDLVITRNAGLTSNEKVNELVEALAVAVLFVMVVLTLGLGWRESLIVAVAVPVVFGLTLAVNMMFGFTINRVTLFALILSLGLLVDDPIVDVENISRHFALRKRAARHIVLEAVAEIRPPLITATLAVIVSFLPMFFITGMMGPYMRPMALNVPVAMLMSMVVAFTITPWLSYHVLGRHYNKAGAAHTEGPEDDLDSETIKKSPLYRLFHPLMAPLLHKRWLSWTFLGAMGALTVGAMMLAVTRHVPLKMLPFDNKNELQLVLDFDEGTTLERSDAAVRDFEDFLRTVPEVTDFTSYVGIASPMDFNGLVRQYYMRRGDNVAEVRINLVGKKSRKQQSHGISLRLRDDLTGIASRHNASLKIVETPPGPPVIASIVAEVYGRPANTYEDLIAAARTVRTRMEMEPGVVDVDDTVEADSKKLIFVTDKEKAALNGITVAQITETLRTALEGASAGTIRTRGERHPLEIVLRLPRAIRSDLFDLSKLHVRGEKGQLVPLAELGRIERSVVDKSIYHKNLRRVVYVFAETAGRPPADCVVDIQSDKMPGAIALEPPPQGVDHSHGFVKKADATRPVAGRTFLSNGSGIKWWLPDGYDVDFAGEGEWKITLDVFRDLGLAFVAALIGIYILLVGQTKSFVIPVVVMLAIPLTVLGIMPGFWLLNLVAGSHVGQYADAIFFTATGMIGMIALAGIVTRDSIILVDFIHLSLAKGRSLFDAIMESRVVRLRPILLTAGTALLSALPITIDPIFSGLAWSLIFGLVASTIFTLFVIPVTYWLLYANKPGHGLPATEE